The proteins below come from a single Parageobacillus thermoglucosidasius genomic window:
- a CDS encoding YqhR family membrane protein, with amino-acid sequence MAENQAQFEQNKRERPMSLLMKAVITGFVGGVFWSLLGYLAYFFHFTEISPNMLLIPWVAGDWKYGKLGNYVAIFLIGLLSILVALIYYVALRRIRGMWAGVLYGFILWFIVFCGLNPLFPNLESVACLERNTIITTLCLYILYGVFVGYSISFETQEMDRQTQSSSANK; translated from the coding sequence ATGGCGGAAAATCAGGCGCAATTTGAGCAAAATAAGCGGGAACGCCCGATGTCTCTTCTGATGAAAGCCGTGATTACCGGATTTGTCGGCGGAGTGTTTTGGAGTCTATTAGGATATTTAGCCTACTTTTTTCATTTTACAGAAATCAGTCCAAATATGCTGCTGATTCCATGGGTTGCGGGTGACTGGAAATACGGAAAGCTAGGAAATTACGTCGCTATTTTTCTCATCGGATTATTATCTATATTAGTTGCCCTTATTTATTATGTTGCATTAAGGCGAATTAGAGGGATGTGGGCAGGGGTTTTGTATGGTTTTATTTTATGGTTTATCGTATTTTGTGGGTTAAATCCGCTTTTTCCGAATTTGGAATCCGTCGCGTGTTTAGAGCGGAATACGATTATTACGACGCTTTGCTTATACATTTTATATGGGGTTTTCGTCGGATATTCGATTTCGTTCGAGACGCAAGAAATGGACAGGCAGACACAATCGTCGTCGGCAAATAAGTAG